In the genome of Ziziphus jujuba cultivar Dongzao chromosome 10, ASM3175591v1, the window ATCGTGATCGGGTTTTTTTAAGTGGAAGTTTTCCTCAAAAGGAATCATGGATGGTATGTAAAACATCTACTACTTATCTTTGAAGCTTATGTCTCTTTTAGAATTATTAAGTTTCTTAGTGATAATAATCAGATTGAATCCccaagattctttttttttttcatttaaaatttattcttctaatttttcttttactcaGTATTCAGAAATAATTAGGCTTTTTATCGCGTATATCGGAATCTTATCAATTCTTGAAAAAGCTTTGGAGTTCAATCTTTAACATTGTAACCTTCTTTGACTTTTCAGTTGATGCACAGCCTACCATGGAGGAAACTATTTTGGTTGGTGATGATCTTATGATGGGTCTACCATCACCTCTCATCCCACCAGAAATAGCGTCTCATGTCCTTGAAGGTGTTGATTTGTGTGATGGGATAttgagaaatttatttttatgtaagtGTTGTGTTTTCCTTTATCTTTGTTGGGATATATCCTTGCTTTGATGGAAACCCAGATCCTGTGTTGCATTCTTTCAGTTTGCACAAATGGAGAAAATAGTTATACTAAATCATTAGTCTGCAGGCCATCAATTCTTCCTTttcaatattacaaaatattgGGAAACTAGAGATTTTTGCAGATAGACCCAAAATGGATAACGAATAAAATAACCAGTGTATGTTAAAGGTGGATAAACTTGTATATACAACAAGtcgatttgaattttttattctatcctcttttttaattttctttgatagaataaaaaaaaaaaataaataataattggaaTCGCATTCCTGACAGTTTAAAGAATATGTCTGCTTGGATGATTCAACTAATAGTTTTAAGTTACAACAGTTATACATAATCTATGTGGGGCCCACATTGTAAACACTTAAGGCATGCACAAGTTAATAGGTGCTATCTTGTTCACTTGGACATTGAATTCCTGTTTTTGGACAATGTATAACAGAAATTATGTCACTGTATTATAGGCTTGCAAATCAATGACATTGAGCCATTTTGTCAAGATGAGATCGTTTTGTATAAACAGTGCGTTGAAAAAAGGGTGAGATAATTTCATCAAATCACTTTTTTATTTCCTCCTCTCTCCAGTCTCTCTGCAACATCTCTCCgacatatatttttgtaattgcCAAGATAGAGCATCTAATTCTAAATTGTTATTGTGATAATCTCTCCTTAGTTTTCATATCAACTTATTCATGGCTGTTTGCAATGAATCCAGGACAGGGAATTGAGGATTCGACTTCAAGACAGTGAGTGCAAATTGGGTTCATCAATGCCTTTAAATGAAGCAAAGGAAAGGACTGCTCAGCTTGAATCAGAGGTCACTTCTTTAGAGAGGTATGCCTTTAAATTAAAAGTTTAGGATATACAGTCTCTGTGTATGCATGTGTTTGTTGCATTTTGCCATTTTTGTAATTCCTTCTTATATGTCATTATTGTTTCAATAGGCGCTTAATTCTTGCAAGTGGAGTTGAAGGCATAGATGGTTTTCGCCAGAGGTGGAGTTTACATGGTCGCCTTACAGACACCAAGTATGTCTACATTTTTATGtcttaaaattttcatggaGCAACCATGTTGGCTGTCAAATCTCTTGTTCCTGGATGATTGAAATcgttttttggtttaattaagaGATAAAATTGCATTCATTAGTTTGGGAACTATTAGAAGATTCCTCTGGGATAAAATTGCATTGATTAGTTTGGGAACTATTAGAAGATTCCTCTGGTTTTTGTAAGTGATGAAATACTTTGTCCCCAGTTTGATATGTAGTATAATTCTGAAAATGGTTGGGTTAGATACATTCTTTCCTTTTGCCTTAAAAATACAAGGAGAAATTACAAAACTGATGATGACTTCATGTTTTTAACTGCAAGCTATTTGTTTAATTAACATACAGACCTTATTCTTCTTCACATTCTGTTGCCTTTAGTCATTTACACATACAGACCTTATTCTTCTTTCACATTCTGTTGCCTTTAGTCATTTACATAAGGCAACTTTTTTGCAGGAAAAGATTGGAGTCCTTAAAGCAGGGAATGGAGAATCGGAAAACAGACGAGCCAGTCAGGAATTCAACTACCAAAAGATGGTTCCTTTGGTGAAGGTTGATAATACTTCATCTGTATGATATAACTAATGGATGCCGCTACAAACTGTCCTTGATGAAATGGATAGGGTTAGGGGTTTTGGTTGTTTGTGTCAAAATTGCCTTCAATATTAGTTGTTTTTTAGCAGCTTATATTTCTTAGATCCAAGTCAAAGTTTTGGTTTTGatactacataaatatatatagaaggaATGAATACCGCTCATGTTCCTTTGGTACAGGTTAAAGTTGTGAGTTGTGGCattgtcaatttttatttatctccAACCCTTAACTATCAATGTTTAGCCATTTCGTCTCAGTATGAGatgtcatttaatttttaacaatgaAAACTctgatcaataatttttttagtcaatttttttgggaaaaaaaaaaaaactttacactGATATGGCAAATCTAGAATGAGCATTGACAATTAAGCCTTTCATTAGggattattaataataattccaaCTACGTTTAGTCTGAAATGTTaatatattcttaataatattttacaagGCACATCGTGTTAAAGGTATAGGTCATTTTTGTGctacaatacatatatttttttgaacgAAACATTGTATAAACTTATATACATCTTTGgacataaaaaaaccaaaaaaaaaaaaaaaaaaaaaaaagcaatactCTTGCCGTAACATCAGTAAATACTATTAACCATGCCTTCCCTTATCTCCTTCCCTATTCCATCCCCGGTACTGTCACATGACATATCGATAAAACGTACTCAACTGGTTGTTGCCTCAATTATAAAATGGATGAGCTAAATCCTTGGCATTTATTGATTCCACAGTTTTGAATTTTGCAGTCGTACAATTGCAATAGCTTCTATCACTTGATTGAATATAGTTGATGCACTACCAAGCACCTTTGAAAACTAATCTGGTTGCCCcgttaaaaaattgataaagagCTACCGAATTTCTAAAATCCATGATGTACACTCCTGGAGAAGTTGAAATTTCTGTTGAACGGCAACGTTCAAGAATATTCGCATCTTGTTGTGGAATTCGCTCACATCTTCCTTGCACCTATATGAGCCAGCACAAGCACATTGCTCTGCTAAATGTGCAGCTTTCACTTGCTTACACCTAAGGCACACCAAATCCTGTAGTTGGTACAGACGTTCTCTTTGGCGTACAATTTGAAGAAGAGCATTTTCCATGACTTCACGGTCATATGGTTGCCCACATTGTGGCACAGCACAGCGCCACTCCTGAGCCAGTAGAGCTGAATCACGACACAAGTCCAGATCTCTACAGTCATTGCAGTAGCTGCCAAAAGATTAAATGGTTAAGATCATTTAGTCTATACCTTGAAGCTTTTTATCCTATTAATTGCATGAAAGAAATTAAACTTAAGAATGCACATACTTTCCAACGGTTAATTTTATCATTCACAGATGATACAACTCCTAAGAGCTATATGACCTACCAAAAACTTGGATTTTCATGGGCTTCCACTGGTTTGGCTTTTTGGATTGTAGAACATGGAATATAGCCTATAACTTTTTTGAAGAAATGGAAAGATTGTTTGAACATGGATACAATGATGTAATGTATGTGGAAGAGGTGAAGAAATACCTCTTTGTATGCTTCAATTAGCAAGGATGCTTTGCAATTCATCTTAAGTTAGatgttttcttctcttttcagAGGATTGCGTTTATAACTTCATTTATGTATGTCTCTGTATGTGGGTGGGTGGGTTCCACCTCCACTCCTATGTATTAGATGACTTTATTAGAAGGTTAACCTATTTTATCACATAAGGAGTAACTAAGAACTAAGGAAGAGTCAGCCTATCTAATCTGTTTATTCTACACTCTCCAACTGTATGCttcagttttaatttttgtttcagcAGCACGGATTTGATACAACATTCACAGCATCTCAAGGTACATTTGTCCTGTATAACATGAATATTTCATTGCAATTATCTTAATAAAGAAACCATGGATTTCTGCTCTCAAAGACATCAATGCAATGCAGGTGTGTAAAAACAGAAACATGGCTTCCTCTTGTAACTCCAATAAGAAGGCTTCATTTTACCATATCAAACAATTAACTCTCTTGCTTCCTCTTGTGACTCCAATAAGAAGGCTTCATTTTACCATATCAAACAATTAACTCTCTTGCTTCCTCTTGTGACTCCAATAAGAAGGCTTCATTTTACCATCTCAAACAATTAACTCTCCATGTTATTCAAAACATCAAATTCTTGCAACTATTACATGCCATCGCATATGGATGCATGTCGCAAATTAGAAAAAGGCAactagtactttttttttttttttttctccataagAGATAATTATTGTTTACTTTGATACCTGCAAATGACATTTGGTAGGATGAAGGTTGAGCAGAGATCACGAAACTCAGCTTCAGGAGCAAACTCCTTTACATGCACATATTTTAACAGATTCTTTCTCATCACCTGTAGAATCAGGGCACAGGAATAAAACGATTATTTCAGTTACCAGAACAAAGTTATGCAAAGCTGTTGTGAGCACTGCCTATTTTAGCTAATTTGAGCATCAGGGCAATTGGGAGTAACGAAAGCAAAGTGCCCGATTTCAATTTGATCAAGTCAAATATACAAGCAATACTAAATTGATGCATCTTTCATGCTTTTATCCTTGTCAGTTCCAAACTAACCAAGGGTGCAtgattcccctttttttttttttcttccactttCCTTTTTTGCATGGATTTCATGCaactagcaaaaataaaaataaaaattaatatacttAGTGTAAATACTTTAAGCATGACTAAAGAGTATCAAgtgtaatattaaattaactatAGAATCTATTTATCTAAATGAGAGAATTTAGATAATGACAGCTAAACAGAAACAAATATTACCAGAACATCATGTTGAACATTTTGATCAAGGGCCAGAACAGCACAGACATGCTTAATGAACTCCAGGGCTGCATCACCTTTGTTGACACTAATATCAAGTCGACTCAATCCTAGAGGTACATTATGTTCAACTTCAGATCTACTTAATTCCTTCATATGAAAAACAGTATCACGAACAATTCCCAGAAGCTTATCTGTAAAGTATGAACTGATCTGTAGAACACAAGCAACAATGAGATAAATAGGTTAAGAAAAACAAGAACGAAATATTAAATCACACAACCTTGGGCAACTATTTTTATAACCTGTACCTGTCCTTTGAGATAGTCTGCCAAATGAGATTCAAAACTCTCCCCAGCTGCAACAGTAATCGATGGTGTGCATGAGTTGCCATCCTGCACAGATGCTCTAATAGCAGCTTGCTTTTGTGCATAATTCCAGGGAATATACAGAAACTGAgagacaataaaaacaaaatgatcCTGCAGAACACCAAGTAGACAATTGAACTAACCAGAATTCAGGCAGAAGTTTCATCCAACCATACTATCTATTATGATTCCATGATTAACTGCCTGAATTAATATACTGCTTTACCATGCCCATTGTTACAAGCTGGTATTCTACTTGGTACCTTACCTGAATTTTCTTGGGCAAGTATTCAGCAATATTCCAGCTGGATATGATATCCACTTGAGATTCAGTATGCATACTTTCATCAGCTCTGGCTGGGATTCCACCATAGTTATACTGTcatagaaaaaatcaaaaaagtaAGTGACCAACTGTTATTGCAGTATTAAAcacattacaaaaaataaaataaaatagaataaaaaggtAGACAGCATAAATAGAACAGTTTAGTTGCTGCAATGGTTTGAAAATTCAGAAGTCTTAAACACCACTCTGAAAATTCTTTCCAGGTCCTATTCTGTCAAACAAAGTTTTCAGTAAAAAAGCCGAGTTTATTTATCGTACAATTTAAGTAATTATTGCTGAAGAGAAAAGATCGGTTTTGCTTAAATGTTTGGCAcagaagaaaacaatataaacttATTCATGCAGTACCATGAGGAGATTAAGGCAAATAATTCCTGAAATAGTTAGTGGCTGATATTAATTCGTGATTACAAAACATATCAAAAGTGCGGGAAGAACATTCTCCAATCACTATTGTAAAAAAActcttcaaaaaagaaataaaaaatagaaaaagtaaaaagagaaagaagaagtaAGAAAAACTTGAGCATCTGTAGGAAAGAGCACTTgagtaacaaaatattttttgtagaaTACTCAAAACCGAACTACAGCCTAACTATTTTGTTGACTGGATGGATCTAAGGAACATTGAACTAACTTTCaaaccatttatttttcttttattcatttactttttttttttttttttttttttttttttttgagggagGGATGGGCAGAAGGGGTGCAGTGACGAGGATAAACAGAGTGTCCAAACCTGATCCATAAAAAGCAAGGAATGCCAGAAATGCAAAGGTTCAAGCTCTATCCACTCAAACAGGTCTCTGCAAAGCAAAAGCAGAATTACAAGGAAGATAACTAAGACTGCAAAATCCTCAAGTAAGATCGACCTACCTAGCTTGCAAAGTTTTAAGCAAGCTATCACAGTAAGCTTTGGCTGCAGACAGGTCAAATTTTCCCGTGTCTATAATAACCTTGGAGAAATTTGCGAATATGATAGTGGCAC includes:
- the LOC107410532 gene encoding uncharacterized protein LOC107410532 isoform X1, which gives rise to MDVDAQPTMEETILVGDDLMMGLPSPLIPPEIASHVLEGVDLCDGILRNLFLCLQINDIEPFCQDEIVLYKQCVEKRDRELRIRLQDSECKLGSSMPLNEAKERTAQLESEVTSLERRLILASGVEGIDGFRQRWSLHGRLTDTNHLHKATFLQEKIGVLKAGNGESENRRASQEFNYQKMVPLVKVDNTSSV
- the LOC107410532 gene encoding uncharacterized protein LOC107410532 isoform X2; the protein is MDVDAQPTMEETILVGDDLMMGLPSPLIPPEIASHVLEGVDLCDGILRNLFLCLQINDIEPFCQDEIVLYKQCVEKRDRELRIRLQDSECKLGSSMPLNEAKERTAQLESEVTSLERRLILASGVEGIDGFRQRWSLHGRLTDTKKRLESLKQGMENRKTDEPVRNSTTKRWFLW